Proteins from one Chloroflexota bacterium genomic window:
- a CDS encoding thiolase family protein, giving the protein MSIRGKVAIIGVGMIPFGELFHKGLENMIQEAFMKCVKSVDKGFDPKDIKAAWFGQWSGGGMIGQGSREGTTLGTVLGLRGIPISRLENGCPTGNDVFRNAVLGVASGAYDVVLALGAEKMRDKPGVES; this is encoded by the coding sequence ATGAGCATCAGAGGCAAGGTAGCCATAATCGGCGTAGGCATGATCCCCTTTGGAGAACTCTTCCACAAGGGCCTCGAGAACATGATACAGGAAGCCTTCATGAAGTGCGTCAAGAGTGTCGACAAGGGGTTCGACCCGAAGGACATCAAGGCGGCCTGGTTTGGTCAGTGGAGCGGCGGCGGCATGATCGGGCAGGGTTCGCGTGAAGGCACCACCCTGGGCACGGTACTGGGACTCCGCGGCATCCCCATCAGCAGGCTGGAAAACGGCTGCCCCACGGGAAACGACGTCTTCAGAAACGCTGTGCTGGGCGTAGCTTCCGGAGCCTACGATGTCGTTCTGGCCCTCGGAGCGGAGAAGATGAGAGACAAGCCCGGCGTGGAATCA
- a CDS encoding Zn-ribbon domain-containing OB-fold protein, translating to MTMWERERMQSPRPASPLYWRLNPTVYQLLGSKCSDCGHITYPQTKVCHKCSSFNQKDFQLSKSGKVHTFCINWTPPPGLEPPTVNVIIDLDGGGRYVGLLTEVSNPDEVKIGTKVQMVFRKVVNDSGLDVYGYKFRLVEEA from the coding sequence ATGACGATGTGGGAGAGAGAGAGGATGCAGTCCCCAAGACCAGCGTCGCCGTTGTACTGGAGACTCAACCCGACCGTCTACCAACTACTGGGTTCAAAGTGCTCCGACTGCGGCCATATTACCTACCCGCAGACCAAGGTCTGCCACAAGTGCAGCAGTTTCAATCAGAAGGACTTCCAACTGAGCAAGTCGGGGAAGGTGCACACCTTCTGCATCAACTGGACACCTCCACCCGGCCTTGAGCCGCCGACCGTCAATGTCATTATCGATCTGGACGGAGGTGGCCGGTATGTGGGCCTGCTCACCGAGGTCTCCAACCCGGACGAGGTGAAGATCGGCACCAAGGTCCAGATGGTGTTCCGAAAAGTGGTTAATGATAGCGGGCTGGATGTCTACGGCTACAAGTTCAGACTGGTAGAGGAGGCCTAG
- a CDS encoding acyl-CoA/acyl-ACP dehydrogenase encodes MDLGLSEQQEMLKKMARDFLVTECPKKLVREMEVDEKGHVPELWRKMAELGWQGLPFPEQYGGGAGSFLDLGVLLEEMGRACLPSPFLPTVVLGGLTILEVGNEAQKQQFLTPIANGEMVMTMALTESSARYDASGIAVEATSSKDHYVISGTKLFVPNAHVADWIVCIARTGKGRNPEDGITLFLVKNESPGVICKVLPSMAKDKQCEVVFNNVGVPAKDVLGEVGRGWNVVSKALQRAAVAKSLEMAGGAQQVLEMTVSYAKERVQFDHPIGTFQAIQHHCANMVIDVDTARYLTYLAASKLSEGASCDMEVAAAKAWTSEAYRRVVYLGHQVHGAIGFTLDHDMQLYSRRAKAAEIAFGDADFHREALARHLEAQSA; translated from the coding sequence ATGGATTTAGGGCTTTCTGAACAGCAGGAAATGCTGAAAAAGATGGCCAGGGATTTCCTGGTCACCGAGTGTCCCAAGAAGCTGGTGAGAGAGATGGAGGTTGATGAGAAGGGTCATGTGCCAGAGCTATGGCGTAAGATGGCGGAACTCGGTTGGCAGGGATTGCCCTTCCCAGAGCAGTATGGTGGTGGCGCGGGAAGTTTTCTCGATCTGGGTGTGCTTCTAGAAGAGATGGGGCGTGCCTGCCTGCCCAGCCCTTTCCTGCCTACAGTGGTTCTGGGTGGTTTGACTATCCTGGAGGTTGGAAACGAAGCCCAGAAGCAGCAATTCCTGACTCCTATAGCTAATGGTGAAATGGTCATGACAATGGCCCTCACTGAGTCTAGCGCCAGATACGATGCATCTGGCATTGCCGTTGAAGCTACCTCAAGCAAGGATCACTATGTTATCAGTGGCACTAAACTGTTTGTGCCCAACGCGCATGTGGCTGACTGGATAGTATGTATTGCCAGAACAGGGAAAGGGCGGAATCCAGAGGATGGGATCACCCTGTTTCTGGTAAAGAATGAAAGCCCGGGTGTGATCTGCAAAGTGCTTCCTTCTATGGCGAAGGACAAGCAATGTGAGGTGGTGTTTAATAATGTTGGAGTGCCTGCCAAGGATGTGTTGGGGGAGGTTGGGAGGGGCTGGAATGTGGTGAGCAAGGCACTGCAGAGAGCGGCTGTGGCCAAGAGCCTGGAGATGGCAGGTGGTGCCCAGCAGGTTCTCGAGATGACGGTGAGCTATGCTAAGGAGAGGGTACAATTTGACCATCCTATCGGCACTTTCCAGGCTATTCAACACCATTGTGCCAATATGGTAATAGACGTTGATACTGCACGATACCTGACTTACCTGGCGGCTTCGAAATTGAGCGAAGGGGCATCTTGTGACATGGAAGTAGCTGCAGCTAAGGCTTGGACCAGCGAAGCCTATCGGCGGGTTGTCTATCTGGGGCATCAGGTTCACGGAGCAATAGGCTTTACTCTGGATCATGACATGCAGTTGTACTCCAGACGCGCCAAGGCAGCCGAGATTGCGTTTGGTGATGCTGACTTCCATAGAGAAGCGCTCGCTCGGCATCTGGAGGCCCAGAGCGCCTAG
- the nadB gene encoding L-aspartate oxidase: MTYDYMIVGSGIAGLYTALLAQKQGSVLILTKGSIDDCNTKHAQGGIAAAIGEGDSPRLHFHDTIAAGAGLSNPEAVNLLVAEAADRIADLINLGVPFDTVNGEVALAKEAAHTVPRILHAGGDATGEHIEVTLSRRVRQAGIEVLEYCLATEIMVEKGVVRGVRALDCRTGSVEEFLCHNLVLATGGAGRLFKYTTNSEVATGDGVALAFSAGAEIQDMEFFQFHPTAVRLPGTHPFLISEAVRGEGGILRNVEGYRFMPDYTPGGELAPRDVVTRGILYEMQKTRSDRVFLDITHLPYQLITTRFPHIYRFCLEHGLDITKGLIPVAPAAHYMMGGVKTNTWGETNISGLYAVGEVGCTGLHGANRLASNSLLEVLVFSKRVVQKPKERPAEDTAGMGEQSYYSLPKRNFSGGTLLSCTALQTLMWENVGIMRSGDTLEKAANTVSAWEKTLEKPSDRSSYELNNLVLTGRLMAEAALIRKESRGAHFRTDYPESSPDWLKHIVLRRD, from the coding sequence ATGACCTATGACTATATGATTGTCGGGAGTGGCATTGCAGGGCTCTACACCGCGTTGCTGGCGCAAAAACAGGGCAGCGTATTGATCCTGACCAAAGGGAGTATTGATGACTGCAACACCAAGCATGCCCAGGGAGGTATTGCTGCAGCGATAGGAGAAGGCGATTCTCCCCGGCTTCACTTCCATGATACTATTGCTGCCGGAGCCGGATTGTCCAATCCGGAGGCGGTAAACCTTTTGGTAGCTGAGGCTGCTGACCGCATTGCTGACCTCATCAATCTCGGTGTTCCCTTCGACACGGTTAATGGTGAAGTTGCTCTGGCTAAGGAGGCAGCTCATACGGTGCCTCGCATCCTGCATGCCGGTGGTGATGCCACTGGTGAACATATAGAGGTTACCCTAAGCCGGAGGGTGCGCCAAGCGGGAATAGAGGTCCTGGAATATTGCCTGGCCACTGAGATCATGGTTGAAAAGGGTGTTGTCAGGGGTGTTAGAGCTCTCGATTGCCGTACCGGATCTGTTGAAGAGTTCCTTTGCCACAACCTGGTTTTGGCTACAGGTGGTGCCGGACGCTTGTTCAAGTATACAACCAATTCGGAGGTAGCCACTGGCGATGGGGTCGCGCTTGCCTTCAGTGCTGGCGCCGAGATCCAGGATATGGAGTTCTTCCAGTTCCACCCCACGGCAGTCCGCCTGCCTGGGACGCATCCATTTCTCATCTCTGAGGCTGTCAGGGGAGAGGGCGGAATTCTCCGAAATGTGGAGGGATATCGCTTTATGCCGGATTATACCCCTGGGGGTGAACTGGCACCTCGGGACGTTGTGACCCGAGGCATTCTCTATGAGATGCAAAAGACCCGAAGCGACAGGGTTTTTCTTGACATAACACATTTGCCTTACCAGTTAATCACCACACGATTTCCTCATATTTATCGTTTCTGCCTGGAACACGGGCTGGATATCACTAAGGGACTCATACCTGTAGCTCCGGCTGCTCACTACATGATGGGTGGTGTCAAGACAAATACATGGGGGGAGACCAACATCAGTGGACTCTACGCGGTGGGTGAGGTGGGGTGTACCGGACTCCACGGGGCGAACAGGTTGGCCAGCAATTCGCTGCTTGAGGTTCTGGTGTTTAGTAAGCGGGTGGTACAGAAACCCAAAGAGAGACCTGCTGAAGACACAGCAGGTATGGGGGAACAAAGCTATTATTCCCTCCCCAAGCGGAACTTCTCAGGAGGGACATTGCTCAGTTGTACTGCTCTCCAGACATTGATGTGGGAGAATGTCGGGATCATGCGCTCCGGAGATACATTGGAGAAGGCGGCAAACACCGTTTCCGCCTGGGAGAAGACCCTGGAAAAACCTTCTGACCGCAGCTCATATGAATTGAACAATCTCGTTCTGACGGGTCGATTGATGGCGGAGGCCGCTTTGATAAGGAAGGAAAGCCGTGGAGCCCACTTTCGCACAGATTACCCGGAGTC